A single region of the Sphingobium sp. TKS genome encodes:
- a CDS encoding sugar transferase — MSKIDLAIKGVPSRQPATAAGQRNARLWLCVLLLVADMAALATGFAFGLRAAGLPWLSDGQWPPLAGGMIVYAVLAFHNQAYNPHCLTRMTQSCRSATMAFAGTLLIFLLVLFSLKATGQLSRLGISAGILCSGTLLVLQRLMIVHTVRRNFADGLFAQLLIIDDGVIPDDVSGMVIVDAGAIGLRADLDDPYMLHRLGTLLRDYDRAVISCPAERKADWAQMLKGGNILGEIIVPELDPMAPLAVQAYRGTPTLVVSRGPLNLANRAKKRLLDIALTVPVLIALAPLMAVIAILIKLDSPGPVFFRQERIGRGNMLFHILKFRSMKVEQCDAAGATSTQRDDNRITRIGAFIRKTSIDELPQLINVLLGEMSLVGPRPHALGSTAEEQLFWQVDRQYWHRHALKPGITGLAQIRGFRGATETRRDILNRVEADLEYLHGWSLTRDIAILFGTLNVLVHKNAY, encoded by the coding sequence ATGTCGAAAATTGATCTGGCGATCAAAGGTGTTCCCAGTCGCCAGCCCGCTACAGCCGCCGGTCAACGGAATGCGCGGCTTTGGTTGTGCGTGTTGCTGCTGGTCGCTGATATGGCCGCGCTCGCCACGGGCTTTGCCTTCGGGCTGCGCGCTGCCGGCTTACCATGGCTGTCGGACGGGCAATGGCCGCCGCTGGCGGGCGGCATGATCGTCTATGCTGTCCTGGCTTTCCATAATCAGGCCTATAATCCCCATTGCCTGACGCGCATGACGCAGTCCTGCCGCAGCGCGACCATGGCCTTTGCAGGAACATTGCTGATCTTCCTGCTCGTCCTGTTCTCCCTGAAGGCGACCGGGCAATTGTCGCGCCTGGGAATTTCGGCCGGAATCTTGTGCAGCGGGACTTTGCTCGTTCTGCAACGATTGATGATCGTGCACACGGTTCGCCGGAACTTTGCCGATGGATTGTTCGCACAGTTGCTGATCATCGATGACGGCGTCATTCCCGACGATGTCAGCGGCATGGTGATCGTGGATGCGGGCGCGATCGGGCTGCGGGCCGATTTGGACGATCCCTATATGCTGCATCGGTTGGGGACGCTGCTGCGCGATTATGATCGCGCCGTGATCTCCTGCCCCGCCGAGCGCAAGGCCGACTGGGCGCAGATGCTCAAGGGCGGCAACATATTGGGCGAGATCATCGTGCCGGAATTGGACCCGATGGCGCCGCTCGCCGTGCAGGCCTATCGCGGGACGCCGACTTTGGTGGTGTCGCGCGGGCCGCTGAACCTCGCCAACCGGGCGAAGAAGCGGTTGTTGGACATCGCGCTGACGGTGCCGGTGCTGATCGCGCTCGCTCCGCTGATGGCGGTCATAGCGATCCTCATCAAGCTGGACTCGCCGGGGCCGGTCTTCTTCCGGCAGGAGCGGATCGGGCGCGGCAACATGCTGTTCCATATCCTGAAATTCCGCAGCATGAAGGTGGAGCAATGCGACGCCGCTGGCGCCACCTCGACGCAGCGGGACGACAATCGGATCACGCGGATCGGCGCCTTCATCCGCAAGACCAGCATCGATGAACTGCCGCAGTTGATCAATGTGCTGCTGGGCGAGATGAGCCTGGTGGGGCCACGTCCCCATGCGCTGGGGTCGACGGCGGAGGAGCAGCTTTTCTGGCAGGTCGATCGGCAATATTGGCATCGCCATGCGCTGAAGCCGGGGATTACCGGCCTGGCGCAGATCCGCGGGTTCCGCGGCGCGACCGAGACGCGGCGCGACATATTGAACCGCGTCGAGGCGGATCTGGAATATCTGCACGGCTGGAGCCTGACGCGCGATATTGCGATCTTGTTCGGGACGCTCAACGTCCTGGTGCACAAGAACGCCTATTAG
- a CDS encoding polysaccharide biosynthesis/export family protein, with the protein MKADTLLKSMSALLMIAGYFSATAQTVAGTATTTAATPPAPQAASAGYQLGPNDELKISVFGQPDLSTTTRIKEDGTVLLALVGPVTAKGKTTSQLAQDIASGYASGGYLTKPSVSVEVSNYVSRFVTVLGNVPEAGNYPLDRDYTVASMLAKAGGSTKDGANAVILTPADGSGPVRISLADMAAGAMRPLKAGDTLFVPPAEKIYVYGQVQQPGAFAYAPGQSFRQALALAGGPTLAGSTKRIKVRREGKEIQANLDDPVKPEDVLIIREKLF; encoded by the coding sequence GTGAAAGCCGATACTCTCCTGAAATCCATGTCCGCCTTGCTCATGATTGCAGGATACTTCTCCGCGACTGCGCAAACCGTAGCCGGAACCGCCACGACGACTGCGGCCACACCCCCCGCCCCACAGGCGGCGAGCGCCGGCTATCAGCTTGGGCCCAATGACGAGCTGAAGATTTCCGTTTTCGGTCAGCCCGACCTGTCGACCACCACCCGCATCAAGGAGGACGGCACCGTGCTGCTCGCGCTGGTCGGCCCGGTCACGGCCAAAGGCAAGACGACATCGCAGCTCGCGCAGGACATCGCCTCGGGCTATGCCAGCGGCGGATATCTCACCAAGCCCTCGGTCAGTGTCGAGGTCAGCAACTATGTGAGCCGCTTCGTCACTGTCCTCGGCAATGTGCCGGAGGCGGGCAATTATCCGCTGGACCGCGACTATACGGTGGCGTCGATGCTCGCCAAGGCGGGTGGGTCGACCAAGGATGGCGCCAATGCCGTCATCCTGACGCCCGCCGACGGCAGTGGGCCGGTGCGCATTTCGCTGGCCGATATGGCGGCGGGCGCGATGCGGCCGCTCAAAGCAGGCGACACGCTGTTCGTGCCGCCTGCCGAGAAAATCTATGTCTACGGTCAGGTCCAGCAGCCCGGCGCCTTTGCTTATGCGCCTGGACAAAGCTTCCGGCAGGCATTGGCGCTGGCGGGCGGACCGACGCTGGCCGGTTCAACGAAACGCATAAAAGTCCGGCGGGAGGGGAAGGAAATACAGGCCAATCTGGATGATCCAGTGAAGCCTGAAGACGTCCTCATCATCCGGGAGAAGCTGTTTTGA
- a CDS encoding ATP-binding protein, translating to MTTLDQSFTHQRSGLFDRFLSLTRSSEKRNERVIADDVPLHLDVPALPGFRQEAPDVAPEGSTHRPLSMSAMAAPIKPISLRRDSIYAAFNTAMPVTDRHGLAGRNSELEKLVEAIVVQRKHAVIFGTRGSGKTSLARVFGDLADEAGCIALYASANGEADFDSLFRPFLTELPMSSAGQERARKMMGEPLDVSRLSALLVEEVRERAILIIDEYDRVQSETAKQDVATLLKLLTDIHSPVQVVLVGIASDIDGLIAAHPSLRRHLVPQRVAPIPKPELERLLLACANNARLSIDEDALDMLASAAMGSPYHARLFGMSAALVTEAAARDRMVLADIEQGLVSALEDWEEMSGQTYALFRRILWEAGSAPGVGRRMIALAAVVASQMSAISYERLVKLGHEVLGGGSINEGQARDAMARLQPALVPTPNGELWMFEDTLAPQFLLLMAKQPVQSAPPVQTPAEEMRALLKGVDGL from the coding sequence TTGACGACACTCGATCAAAGCTTCACGCACCAACGATCCGGCCTGTTCGACCGGTTCCTGTCCCTGACGCGAAGCAGCGAAAAGCGCAACGAACGCGTCATAGCTGACGATGTACCGCTGCATCTGGACGTGCCCGCGCTGCCGGGCTTCCGGCAGGAAGCGCCGGATGTGGCGCCGGAAGGCTCCACCCATCGTCCGCTTTCGATGAGCGCCATGGCCGCGCCGATCAAGCCGATCAGCCTGCGCCGCGACAGCATCTACGCCGCGTTCAACACCGCCATGCCGGTGACGGACCGCCACGGTCTGGCCGGGCGCAACAGCGAACTGGAAAAGCTGGTCGAGGCGATCGTCGTGCAGCGCAAGCATGCCGTCATCTTCGGCACGCGCGGGTCGGGCAAGACCTCCCTCGCCCGCGTGTTCGGTGATCTGGCGGACGAAGCGGGCTGCATCGCCCTCTATGCCTCGGCCAATGGAGAAGCGGATTTCGACTCTCTCTTCCGCCCCTTCCTGACCGAATTGCCGATGAGCAGCGCGGGACAGGAGCGGGCGCGCAAGATGATGGGCGAGCCGCTCGATGTCTCCCGCCTCTCCGCCCTGCTGGTGGAGGAAGTGCGCGAGCGCGCCATCCTCATCATTGACGAATATGACCGGGTGCAGTCCGAAACGGCCAAGCAGGACGTGGCAACGCTGCTCAAGCTGCTGACCGACATTCATTCGCCGGTTCAGGTCGTGCTGGTCGGCATCGCCAGCGACATTGACGGGCTGATCGCGGCCCATCCTTCGCTCCGCCGTCACCTGGTGCCGCAGCGGGTCGCGCCGATCCCCAAGCCGGAACTGGAGCGGCTGTTACTGGCCTGCGCCAATAATGCGCGGCTTTCCATCGATGAAGATGCGTTGGACATGCTGGCGAGCGCGGCCATGGGTTCGCCCTATCATGCGCGGCTGTTCGGCATGTCGGCGGCTCTAGTGACGGAAGCGGCTGCACGCGACCGCATGGTGCTTGCCGATATCGAGCAGGGGCTGGTGTCCGCGCTGGAGGATTGGGAGGAAATGAGCGGCCAGACATACGCGCTGTTCCGCCGCATCCTGTGGGAAGCCGGGTCAGCGCCGGGTGTTGGCCGCCGGATGATCGCGCTCGCCGCCGTAGTGGCCTCTCAAATGTCGGCCATAAGCTATGAGCGGCTGGTGAAGCTTGGCCATGAAGTGCTGGGCGGCGGGTCGATCAATGAAGGCCAGGCGCGCGACGCCATGGCGCGGTTGCAACCCGCTCTGGTCCCGACGCCCAATGGCGAACTGTGGATGTTCGAAGATACGCTGGCGCCGCAATTCCTGCTGCTGATGGCGAAGCAGCCGGTGCAGAGCGCACCGCCTGTCCAGACGCCCGCCGAGGAAATGCGCGCCCTGCTCAAGGGAGTGGACGGGCTATGA
- a CDS encoding GNVR domain-containing protein, protein MTMNPMDLLAALQARWRTAAMIGGILFLLIAITAFLQPRQYMGTASLLLDLSQTDPTDTNTAQGPKPDTDSILGTQTDIIRSGKVLNAVAREAGFVDAQPTDMPADARLQSAAALVGKNMTITTGRQSNVLQIQYLDADPQVAAKVANLIAKIYMREQVELRASPARGSAKWFDEQTQEVRHRYEIAQKKLSDFQRAHDIIGINRMDLEAEKLKNMSYQLTQAQAEAAAARSKAGAGSVSDIEGSLIVQNLQEQVAEQSAKVSELQKALGPNHPSMAAANAQLAELQSKLASARSSQAGAVSANSVAASRREGDLKSNMAGQEDRMIRMSDVQDQLMVLQRDVDAARQTYDTVRQRFNEATLKSQISQPNASPLDAATVPLLPAKPNIMLWLIGGIALGLVGGVAAVILMEIIHPRVRSAAGVARATQVDVITELMPVPTGGGWFFKQQEAA, encoded by the coding sequence ATGACCATGAACCCGATGGATTTGCTGGCGGCGCTTCAGGCGCGCTGGCGCACGGCGGCGATGATCGGAGGAATCTTGTTCCTTCTGATCGCGATCACCGCCTTTTTGCAACCGCGCCAATATATGGGCACGGCCTCGCTGCTGCTCGACCTGTCGCAGACCGACCCGACCGACACCAATACGGCGCAAGGTCCAAAGCCGGATACCGATTCCATTCTGGGCACCCAGACGGACATCATCCGCAGCGGCAAGGTGTTGAACGCCGTCGCCAGGGAAGCGGGCTTCGTCGACGCCCAGCCGACCGACATGCCGGCCGATGCGCGGCTGCAATCGGCGGCGGCCCTGGTCGGCAAGAATATGACCATTACCACCGGGCGGCAGAGCAATGTGCTCCAGATCCAGTATCTGGACGCCGATCCGCAGGTCGCGGCCAAGGTCGCCAATCTGATCGCCAAGATCTACATGCGCGAGCAGGTGGAACTGCGCGCTTCCCCGGCGCGCGGTTCGGCCAAATGGTTCGACGAGCAGACGCAGGAAGTGCGTCACCGCTATGAAATCGCCCAGAAGAAGCTGTCCGACTTCCAGCGGGCGCATGACATTATCGGCATCAACCGCATGGACCTTGAGGCTGAAAAGCTCAAGAACATGTCCTATCAGTTGACCCAGGCGCAGGCGGAAGCGGCGGCGGCCCGGTCGAAGGCTGGCGCAGGCAGCGTGTCCGACATCGAAGGGTCGCTAATCGTCCAGAATTTGCAGGAACAAGTGGCGGAGCAGTCCGCCAAGGTGTCCGAATTGCAAAAAGCGCTTGGCCCCAATCATCCGAGCATGGCGGCGGCCAATGCGCAGCTTGCCGAGCTTCAATCGAAGCTGGCGTCGGCGCGGTCCAGCCAGGCCGGCGCGGTCAGCGCGAACAGCGTGGCGGCCAGCCGTCGCGAGGGCGACCTCAAGTCCAACATGGCCGGGCAGGAGGATCGCATGATCCGCATGTCCGACGTGCAGGACCAGTTGATGGTGCTCCAGCGTGACGTCGATGCGGCGCGGCAGACCTATGACACGGTGCGCCAGCGCTTCAACGAGGCGACGCTCAAGAGCCAGATCTCGCAGCCCAATGCCAGCCCGCTCGATGCGGCGACCGTTCCTCTGCTGCCCGCCAAGCCCAACATCATGCTCTGGCTGATCGGCGGGATCGCCCTGGGCCTGGTCGGCGGCGTGGCTGCCGTGATCCTCATGGAGATCATCCATCCGCGCGTTCGCTCGGCCGCTGGCGTGGCCCGCGCTACCCAAGTCGACGTCATTACCGAACTGATGCCGGTGCCCACAGGTGGCGGCTGGTTCTTCAAACAGCAGGAGGCCGCATGA
- a CDS encoding capsular biosynthesis protein, with the protein MRLRSTAGAPPQLTPGSATTLRPRARDSHNFARLAVEHGFLAEADVHHVEGHARSQGLALHDAAVDLGLLNPEDAGILAALQGGFSLLPQGDQRVDPLVVAAFDPANAYAAKVRTIRAKMRAAAKDGDPASLRLAVLAIEAGDEAAIMAANLAVVLAQMDGQTMLIDVDMGRPSLDRLFRVANKAGLAEQLMGSAALLPAAKTAVEGLWLMTAGRASGSATSLVTRGPLAETANGWGLRDISMLFYLAERKGDQTPYGSILAGFDAVVIVARRGDTAIADMRRVIDDLDRHGVPIAGTVIA; encoded by the coding sequence ATGAGACTGCGTTCTACGGCAGGCGCCCCACCTCAACTCACGCCGGGCAGCGCGACGACGCTACGCCCCCGCGCCCGCGATAGCCATAATTTCGCTCGCCTTGCAGTAGAGCACGGCTTTCTGGCGGAAGCCGACGTGCATCATGTCGAGGGTCATGCCCGGTCCCAGGGTCTGGCGCTGCATGATGCGGCCGTCGACCTGGGATTGCTGAACCCGGAGGATGCGGGAATCCTCGCCGCCTTGCAGGGTGGCTTCTCCCTGCTGCCGCAGGGCGACCAACGGGTCGATCCGCTGGTGGTCGCGGCTTTCGATCCCGCCAACGCCTATGCCGCCAAGGTGCGGACGATCCGCGCCAAGATGCGCGCGGCGGCCAAGGATGGCGACCCCGCCTCCCTGCGGCTGGCGGTACTCGCGATCGAAGCGGGCGACGAGGCCGCGATCATGGCGGCCAATCTGGCGGTCGTGCTGGCGCAGATGGATGGGCAGACGATGCTCATCGACGTCGACATGGGGCGGCCTTCGCTCGACCGGCTGTTCCGGGTTGCCAACAAGGCAGGGCTTGCCGAGCAATTGATGGGCAGCGCCGCGCTGCTGCCGGCAGCCAAGACGGCGGTTGAGGGGCTGTGGCTGATGACCGCCGGTCGGGCTTCGGGCAGCGCGACGAGCCTTGTCACTCGCGGACCGCTGGCGGAAACGGCCAATGGCTGGGGGCTGCGCGACATATCGATGCTGTTCTACCTGGCGGAGCGCAAAGGCGACCAGACGCCCTATGGCAGCATATTGGCGGGCTTCGACGCGGTGGTCATCGTCGCGCGGCGCGGGGATACGGCGATTGCCGACATGCGCCGGGTGATCGACGATCTGGATCGTCATGGCGTGCCCATTGCCGGGACGGTGATTGCATGA
- a CDS encoding WecB/TagA/CpsF family glycosyltransferase: MSAEHALARHQPLPSPGIGQDAPVAHVGGLPVSTLSLDALIAKMLVEAPLRRSLDQPPLLVFDANGQGLSMNASNPDFRANLAQADLIHADGQIIVAASRWLGGPHIADRSSTTDMFIDSLEPAAQAGVSYYLLGGEEKVNAACAEEIASLAPGLQLAGRRNGFWKPEDEDAVIDAINAASPDVLWVGTGKPREQAFCVRNRERIRAGWIVTCGGLFNYITGDYPRAPLWMQKSGFEWLHRMATRPQELAWRYITTNPHALWLIWKHRHG, translated from the coding sequence ATGAGCGCCGAACATGCGCTGGCGCGTCACCAACCTCTTCCGTCTCCCGGCATCGGGCAGGACGCGCCTGTAGCCCATGTCGGCGGCTTGCCCGTATCGACCCTGTCGCTCGACGCGCTGATCGCGAAGATGCTGGTCGAGGCGCCCTTGCGACGGAGCCTGGACCAGCCACCCTTGCTGGTGTTCGACGCCAATGGGCAGGGTCTGTCGATGAATGCCAGCAACCCGGATTTCCGGGCCAATCTGGCGCAGGCAGACCTGATCCATGCCGACGGACAGATCATCGTCGCAGCGTCCCGCTGGTTGGGCGGGCCGCATATCGCTGATCGATCCAGCACGACGGACATGTTCATCGACAGCCTGGAACCAGCGGCGCAGGCTGGCGTCAGCTATTATCTGCTCGGCGGCGAGGAGAAGGTGAACGCCGCCTGCGCGGAGGAGATCGCCTCCCTCGCGCCAGGGCTGCAACTGGCCGGGCGGCGCAACGGCTTCTGGAAGCCGGAGGATGAGGACGCTGTGATCGATGCGATCAACGCAGCCTCGCCGGATGTCCTCTGGGTAGGCACCGGCAAGCCGCGTGAGCAGGCCTTCTGCGTGCGCAACCGGGAGAGGATCAGGGCGGGCTGGATCGTCACCTGCGGCGGGCTGTTCAACTACATTACCGGCGATTATCCCCGTGCGCCACTGTGGATGCAGAAGTCCGGCTTCGAATGGCTGCACCGCATGGCGACGCGGCCCCAGGAGCTTGCCTGGCGCTATATCACCACCAATCCCCATGCGCTCTGGCTGATCTGGAAACACCGCCATGGCTGA
- a CDS encoding polysaccharide biosynthesis protein: protein MAEVQAMEDNARVQRLGSLFGRFGLASLSSAIVSVSHLLVQLFSIHHLGTAAIGTLAFLLVIIQFGYSLSNALVSTPYTIAVNQSDDAEARNFDFFFPVNLMLAASQGLICAAIAWATASPMAALLFGLAGTLSLIRWFGRSNAYAHHAPARAARSDLAYAGTILAGLLIAMRTGADMPAIGGMLVAASLVGLLPFGLAYIRRHFAMAPGRALSAYRPVWKEQSAWTLVGVLSTEATSNSHSYIVTLLAGPTAFAPIAVGMLFFRPVNVCITALTQLERPRMTRAVARGDHGAAIKSERVFMAALVMLWLATCVVAALALYAFPGLILKPTLDHGLVMIAVGLCALLSLVQCVQTPMSVMTQARKAFRPLAAQSMRSCGVGLVAVTLLVWGAAPVFSIGGVVLSQLVMMLGIWQLDRKWRRDQRGVI, encoded by the coding sequence ATGGCTGAAGTTCAGGCCATGGAGGATAATGCCCGCGTCCAGCGCCTTGGCAGCCTGTTCGGCCGCTTCGGGCTGGCCAGCCTGTCCTCGGCCATCGTCTCGGTCAGCCATTTGCTGGTCCAGCTCTTTTCGATCCACCATCTGGGGACGGCGGCCATCGGTACGCTGGCCTTCCTGCTGGTGATCATCCAGTTCGGCTACAGCCTGTCCAACGCACTGGTATCGACGCCCTACACCATCGCCGTGAACCAGAGCGACGATGCCGAGGCACGGAATTTCGACTTCTTTTTCCCGGTCAATCTGATGCTGGCGGCCAGTCAGGGGCTGATCTGCGCGGCGATTGCCTGGGCGACGGCCTCGCCCATGGCGGCTTTGCTGTTCGGGTTGGCGGGGACGCTGTCGCTGATCCGCTGGTTCGGGCGGTCCAACGCCTATGCGCATCACGCGCCAGCGCGAGCCGCCCGGTCGGACCTAGCCTATGCCGGGACGATCCTCGCCGGCCTGCTGATCGCGATGCGGACGGGCGCCGACATGCCAGCCATTGGCGGCATGCTGGTGGCGGCCAGTCTGGTGGGCCTGCTGCCCTTCGGCCTTGCCTATATACGGCGGCATTTTGCCATGGCACCAGGCCGCGCCTTGAGCGCCTATCGCCCGGTGTGGAAGGAGCAATCCGCCTGGACGCTGGTGGGCGTGCTGTCGACCGAAGCCACATCCAACTCGCACAGCTATATCGTGACGCTGCTGGCCGGTCCGACCGCTTTCGCCCCGATTGCGGTGGGGATGCTGTTCTTCCGTCCGGTCAATGTCTGCATCACCGCCCTCACCCAGCTTGAGCGCCCCCGCATGACCCGCGCCGTCGCGCGCGGCGATCATGGCGCGGCGATCAAGTCGGAGCGCGTGTTCATGGCCGCGCTGGTGATGCTGTGGCTGGCGACTTGCGTGGTGGCGGCGCTCGCTCTCTATGCCTTTCCGGGCCTGATCCTGAAACCCACGCTGGACCACGGGCTGGTGATGATCGCGGTGGGCCTCTGCGCCCTCCTCTCCCTCGTCCAATGCGTGCAGACGCCGATGAGCGTCATGACCCAGGCCCGCAAAGCCTTCCGTCCCCTCGCCGCGCAGAGCATGCGCAGTTGCGGCGTCGGCCTTGTCGCCGTGACGCTGCTGGTGTGGGGCGCCGCGCCCGTCTTCTCCATTGGCGGCGTCGTGCTGTCGCAGCTCGTCATGATGCTCGGCATCTGGCAGCTCGACCGCAAATGGCGGCGCGACCAGCGGGGAGTCATCTGA
- a CDS encoding O-antigen ligase family protein has translation MAARPAGSHLTMATSWHRGGLTAPPAAQSGGGESMRMVWVTQIFYFVFLMMVFIGQQPFASRTQDELVAMAQENDGSDLFKQMLFIGFALLLTGVQIIRKHPLQYKFTFWPLAIMLVWFFISCTWGVDPFVSFKRAMQQLIVIYITFCALSLMGPQRLFDALRAALIVSLIICWVSLPLTPAAVHPPTESDKALIGAWRGFFFHKNIAGAVMALTFIVCGNAWIDRRKWYYALFAVMAFVFVIGTKSKTSLALCVGMLAISNIYRALSDNTQKRAILLLGLGFGMVGFLGLYIAYQPTIERLFADPTSFTGRVSIWRVVFDYLADHPYLGAGFGGFWQVGVNSPAHDYLNQQFQMLTAHSHDGYLEIWVTTGPLGLVMLLVSFLALPAYWFLTGSTKENQALMVPAFAIWVFVMYQNLLETSFFDKDRQVWVIFLAAVATAHATFKAKPRSQWSRRHRLPQESVNG, from the coding sequence ATGGCGGCGCGACCAGCGGGGAGTCATCTGACCATGGCGACAAGCTGGCATCGCGGCGGCCTCACCGCTCCCCCCGCCGCCCAGAGCGGCGGCGGCGAGAGCATGCGCATGGTCTGGGTCACCCAGATCTTCTATTTCGTCTTCCTGATGATGGTCTTCATCGGCCAGCAACCCTTCGCCTCCCGCACGCAGGACGAGCTGGTGGCGATGGCGCAGGAAAATGACGGGTCGGACCTGTTCAAGCAGATGCTGTTCATTGGTTTCGCCCTGTTGCTGACCGGCGTGCAGATCATCCGCAAGCATCCGCTGCAATATAAATTCACTTTCTGGCCGCTGGCGATCATGCTGGTCTGGTTCTTCATCTCCTGCACCTGGGGCGTCGATCCTTTCGTGTCCTTCAAGCGGGCGATGCAGCAGTTGATCGTGATCTACATCACCTTCTGCGCGCTCTCGCTGATGGGGCCGCAAAGATTGTTCGACGCCTTGCGCGCGGCGCTGATCGTGTCGCTGATCATCTGTTGGGTGTCCTTGCCGTTGACGCCCGCCGCCGTGCATCCACCGACGGAAAGCGACAAGGCATTGATCGGCGCATGGCGCGGTTTCTTCTTCCACAAGAATATCGCGGGCGCCGTCATGGCATTGACCTTCATCGTCTGCGGCAATGCATGGATCGACCGGCGCAAATGGTATTACGCCCTGTTCGCGGTCATGGCCTTCGTCTTCGTGATAGGGACCAAGAGCAAGACTTCGCTCGCGCTGTGCGTCGGCATGCTGGCGATCAGCAACATCTATCGGGCGCTGAGCGACAACACGCAGAAACGGGCGATCCTGCTGCTGGGCCTTGGTTTCGGCATGGTCGGGTTCCTGGGGCTCTATATCGCCTATCAGCCGACCATCGAGCGGCTGTTCGCTGACCCGACCAGTTTCACCGGGCGCGTATCGATCTGGCGGGTGGTGTTCGACTATCTGGCCGATCACCCCTATCTGGGCGCGGGTTTCGGCGGCTTCTGGCAAGTGGGCGTCAACAGTCCGGCGCATGACTATCTGAACCAGCAATTCCAGATGCTGACCGCCCATTCGCATGACGGCTATCTGGAAATCTGGGTGACGACGGGGCCGCTGGGGCTGGTCATGCTGCTGGTCAGCTTCCTCGCCTTGCCCGCTTACTGGTTCCTGACGGGATCAACGAAAGAGAACCAGGCGCTGATGGTCCCCGCCTTCGCGATCTGGGTCTTCGTCATGTACCAGAATCTGCTGGAAACCAGCTTCTTCGACAAGGATCGCCAGGTCTGGGTGATCTTCCTCGCGGCGGTCGCGACCGCCCACGCAACCTTCAAGGCCAAGCCGCGCTCGCAATGGTCGCGGCGGCATCGTCTCCCGCAGGAGAGCGTCAATGGCTAA
- a CDS encoding glycosyltransferase family 2 protein → MANIIVCIATCNRPQGLRRTLDSLAAQQTQHNLEVLVADNDAARQEGLAVVEQLASQGYRWPIEALLVAERGIPLVRNALVAAALARPGATHVAMLDDDEAASPGWIDAMTDTAQRWDADVVGGAVLREMDSAIAPWAARHPLLAPKQRGQSGPVALVDSTANVLMAATALRTMGERPFDDRMALTGGSDKQLFTRMQRKGFRFAWSEEAVVTELIPASRITAKWLLMRGYRVGMTDMMVERFHKGRLRTLLGEAPRIVAGFLVGSLGAIATFDRGKRVERLGKLYRAAGKIAGLAGVHYEEYRKVHGA, encoded by the coding sequence ATGGCTAATATCATCGTCTGTATTGCGACCTGCAACCGGCCGCAGGGACTGCGCCGCACGTTGGACTCTCTCGCTGCGCAACAAACACAGCACAATCTGGAAGTGCTGGTGGCCGACAATGACGCCGCCCGGCAGGAAGGGCTGGCCGTGGTCGAGCAGCTTGCTTCACAGGGCTATCGCTGGCCGATTGAGGCTCTGCTGGTGGCGGAGCGCGGCATTCCGCTGGTGCGCAACGCGCTCGTCGCCGCCGCGCTGGCACGGCCCGGCGCGACCCATGTCGCCATGCTGGACGATGACGAGGCCGCCTCCCCCGGCTGGATCGATGCTATGACGGATACGGCGCAGCGCTGGGACGCGGACGTGGTCGGCGGCGCGGTGCTGCGCGAAATGGACAGCGCCATCGCGCCCTGGGCGGCGCGCCATCCATTGCTTGCCCCAAAGCAACGCGGGCAGTCCGGCCCGGTCGCGCTGGTGGACAGCACCGCCAATGTGCTGATGGCCGCCACCGCCCTGCGCACCATGGGCGAGCGGCCGTTCGATGACCGCATGGCGCTGACCGGAGGATCGGACAAGCAGCTCTTCACCCGCATGCAGCGCAAGGGGTTCCGCTTCGCCTGGTCGGAGGAAGCGGTCGTCACCGAACTGATCCCGGCCAGCCGGATCACCGCCAAATGGCTGCTGATGCGCGGCTATCGCGTCGGCATGACCGACATGATGGTCGAGCGCTTCCACAAGGGCCGGTTGCGCACGCTGCTGGGCGAAGCGCCACGCATCGTCGCGGGTTTCCTGGTCGGCTCGCTGGGCGCCATCGCCACATTCGACCGGGGCAAGCGGGTCGAGCGCCTCGGCAAGCTTTACCGCGCGGCGGGCAAGATCGCCGGTCTCGCGGGCGTTCATTATGAAGAATATCGAAAGGTGCATGGCGCATGA